One Triticum dicoccoides isolate Atlit2015 ecotype Zavitan chromosome 3B, WEW_v2.0, whole genome shotgun sequence genomic window, AGAGCGGCGAGCAGACAGCCATGATGATGATGAGCGAGGGAGTGAGCGTGCCGCCGTGGGGCAACCACCTCCCGGTGAGCGGCGTCgacgccggcggcggcggaggcggcgacgagACGCCGTTCCTGTTCGCGGCGCTGCGCCAGTACCTGCCGTGCAACGACGTGCtcggcggcgcgggcgcgggcgccgaggacgaggacgaggcggcggccatggcggccgcgGTGGACGCCTACGCCTGCGACGAGTTCCGCATGTACGACTTCAAGGTGCGCCGGTGCGCGCGCGGCCGCAGCCACGACTGGACCGAGTGCCCCTTCGCGCACCCGGGGGAGAAGGCGCGCCGCCGCGACCCGCGCAAGTACCACTACTCCGGCACCGCCTGCCCGGACTTCCGCAAGGGCGGCTGCAAGCGCGGGGACGCCTGCGAGtacgcgcacggcgtcttcgagtgCTGGCTCCACCCGGCGCGCTACCGCACGCAGCCCTGCAAGGACGgcaccgcctgccgccgccgcgtctGCTTCTTCGCCCACACCCCGGACCAGCTCCGTGCCATGCCGTCCCAGCACTCCAGCCCCAGGAGCACGCCCCTGTCGCCGCTCGCAGAGTCCTACGACGGCTCGCCGCTCCGTCGCCAGGCGTTCGAGAGCTACCTCAGCAAGAGCATCATGTCCTCCTCGCCCACCAGCACCCTGCTCTCCTCGCCGCCCAAGTCGCCCCCGTCCGAGTCGCCGCCATTGTCCCCCGACGGGGCCGCCTCCTTCCGCCGCGGCTCTTGCGGCTCTTGGCCCGGCGTTGGGTCGCCCGTCAATGACGTCCTCGCCTCGCTCCGCCAGCTGCGCCTCGCCAAGGCGCAGGCGTCGCCGTCCGGTGGGTGGTCCGGCTACCCCACCTCACCTGCCGCCTACGGCTCGCCCAAGGCCGCCGGCTTCTACAGTCTCCCCACCACCCCCATGGGCACACAGACTGGCGCCTCCAGCTTCATGCCCAACCTGGAGCCACTGAACCTCCGCTTCCTCGACGACGGG contains:
- the LOC119275068 gene encoding zinc finger CCCH domain-containing protein 2-like — encoded protein: MMMMSEGVSVPPWGNHLPVSGVDAGGGGGGDETPFLFAALRQYLPCNDVLGGAGAGAEDEDEAAAMAAAVDAYACDEFRMYDFKVRRCARGRSHDWTECPFAHPGEKARRRDPRKYHYSGTACPDFRKGGCKRGDACEYAHGVFECWLHPARYRTQPCKDGTACRRRVCFFAHTPDQLRAMPSQHSSPRSTPLSPLAESYDGSPLRRQAFESYLSKSIMSSSPTSTLLSSPPKSPPSESPPLSPDGAASFRRGSCGSWPGVGSPVNDVLASLRQLRLAKAQASPSGGWSGYPTSPAAYGSPKAAGFYSLPTTPMGTQTGASSFMPNLEPLNLRFLDDGEPVQRVESGRALREKVFERLSRDGAAPRSCEVGAGAGGPDVGWVSDLIN